The genomic DNA ACCCTGATGGTTTCCGTGGGCTTGCACATCGGCCTTTGCCTTGTTTTGCCCTACCTACCATTTGTGATCATCCGGACCTTTTCATTCTTTGCCATTATTTATTTCTTGGTGCTTCCCGGTGTGTATGGTTTGCTGGACTATATGCTAAAGGAGAGACGTCAGAGGGCATTCGGTCCAGCCAGAAAATTGCTAGGTTGGATTGGATAATCTGTCGAAAAATGTTAAAAGAACTCTTGGATTGTTGTATAATGGAAATTATCAAAAAGTTGGAGTGTTTTTTTTATGGCATACACGATACCAGAAACGATCCGAACGTCGGCCACGGCCGGTGAGAGGCTTCTTTTTCGTACCTTGAAGACGTATTTACCTGATGATTATATTGTGTACTATGAGCCTGAGATCCACGGGAAGCGTCCGGATTTCGTGGTCATCGGACCTGATCTGGGGTTTGTGGTGCTTGAGGTGAAGGATTACACGAAGAGTACGCTATTGCAATTGAACCATGATGAGTGGACGCTGCATACCTCGTCGGGGGAACAACGTACGGTGAAGAATCCGTTGAAGCAAGCGCGAGAGTATGCATTCAAGATCTCGGACGTACTGAAGAAAGATAAGAACCTCGTCCAGTTGGAGGGGAAATATCAGTTCCAGTTGAAATTCCCGTATGGCTTCGGAGCAGTGTTCACACGCCTTCATCAGAAGGATTTCATACAGGACGGGCTGTATGCCGTCGTCGAGCCGTCCTTCTGCCTGACGCGCGATGAAATCGACCCGGATAAAGAAGGATTCTCCGAAGAAATCCTGATGGAGAAGATCATGAATATGTTCACGATCCCATACCGGTTGAAGGAACCCCTTACAAAAGAAGAGATGGATGCAATCCGGTATCATCTCTTCCCAGAGGTGAGGATCAGTGCCGAGTTCAAAAAGCCCGTTCCGTATCAGGATCAGCTACTGCTGTCTCTTCATGATGTGAAGGCGATGGACCTTCATCAGGAGAACCTTGCGAAGCAGCTCGGCGATAAGAACCGCCTGATCCGTGGGGTGGCCGGAAGTGGGAAAACGCTGATCCTGGCAAGTCGTGCGAAGCTTCTTGCAAAAGAGCATCCAGATTGGAAGATCCTCATCCTCTGCTATAACATTTCCCTTTCAAGGAATATCGAGCAGATGGTGACCCATATGATGAATGAACCAGACGATCTGTTCGACTTAGCGGAAGACGAGGGGAAAGGCAGGACCCATCATGTGACGGTCCGGAATTTCCACGCGTGGTTGAAGCATGACCTGAAGATCACGGAAAAAACCATTCCGTCCGTACTTGATAAGATCAAGAAAGGCGAGGCGATCCTTCCCGGCTATGATGCGATCCTGATTGATGA from Rossellomorea marisflavi includes the following:
- a CDS encoding 3'-5' exonuclease, which translates into the protein MAYTIPETIRTSATAGERLLFRTLKTYLPDDYIVYYEPEIHGKRPDFVVIGPDLGFVVLEVKDYTKSTLLQLNHDEWTLHTSSGEQRTVKNPLKQAREYAFKISDVLKKDKNLVQLEGKYQFQLKFPYGFGAVFTRLHQKDFIQDGLYAVVEPSFCLTRDEIDPDKEGFSEEILMEKIMNMFTIPYRLKEPLTKEEMDAIRYHLFPEVRISAEFKKPVPYQDQLLLSLHDVKAMDLHQENLAKQLGDKNRLIRGVAGSGKTLILASRAKLLAKEHPDWKILILCYNISLSRNIEQMVTHMMNEPDDLFDLAEDEGKGRTHHVTVRNFHAWLKHDLKITEKTIPSVLDKIKKGEAILPGYDAILIDEGQDFESSWFELVANLLNPETKSLLLVEDRAQSIYKRKRSYLQDMGLSFQGRSKVLNINYRNTAQVVKFAWDFYKTHSALKNKVVDRGFEGEIIAPQSTKRKGVEPMIIKAATFDQEARSVAKLINRLNKEKHVPYSEMLILYRVKKSHKTSYIDILKHELSKEGIDHFWLTENSESKRSFDMDDGRVKISTIDSSKGLDFQAVFILNVDNMPFALEDDVEREVSLLYIGMTRAKQYLCLSYSAESEFTKYFDGLVQERKEKKEKSKSVGG